A single window of Candidatus Saccharibacteria bacterium DNA harbors:
- a CDS encoding ABC transporter ATP-binding protein, producing MIVSSVNLTKIYGDQKVLNRINLAIPDNSIYGLVGPNGAGKTTLLSIMAGLRDQTSGKLILEIDRRDIAICPDIPVFEPWLNSQETLQLASRLSQVPLDQDRAYQLLEMVGLNVDDKKYVGSYSRRMTQRLALASVLAGNPRLIILDEPSSSLDPQGRSDILSIIRKMSSQSTVVFSSHNLSDVQEICDKIGVLNQGKLIYQGDLRSLLKNQIKPSWKLTVKDQPKNFERLLKQSGYLDKVEKITKNIYKISANSIDRVEKQLPMILSANQASLVAFEPVDNLEQAFFDLISGASQ from the coding sequence ATGATAGTTAGCTCTGTCAATCTGACAAAAATCTATGGTGACCAGAAAGTACTAAATCGAATCAATCTGGCTATCCCTGATAATTCAATCTATGGCCTAGTTGGGCCAAATGGTGCGGGAAAAACCACCCTACTATCCATCATGGCAGGTCTTCGGGATCAGACATCTGGAAAACTAATCCTAGAAATTGACCGCAGAGATATTGCAATCTGCCCCGACATACCAGTTTTTGAGCCCTGGCTAAATAGTCAAGAAACACTTCAGCTAGCAAGCCGACTCAGTCAAGTACCTCTAGACCAAGATAGAGCCTACCAACTACTTGAGATGGTAGGTCTCAACGTAGACGACAAAAAATACGTAGGTAGCTATTCTCGTCGTATGACTCAACGCTTGGCTCTAGCTTCAGTGCTTGCTGGGAACCCAAGACTGATAATCCTTGATGAACCAAGCTCTTCACTTGACCCCCAGGGTAGATCTGATATTCTCAGCATAATCCGCAAAATGTCATCCCAATCTACCGTTGTTTTTTCAAGTCACAATCTAAGTGATGTCCAAGAAATCTGTGACAAGATTGGAGTGCTCAATCAGGGCAAATTGATCTATCAAGGAGACCTTCGGAGCTTACTCAAAAATCAAATCAAGCCAAGCTGGAAATTGACTGTCAAGGATCAACCAAAGAACTTCGAGAGACTTCTCAAGCAATCAGGCTATCTCGATAAAGTAGAAAAAATTACCAAAAATATCTACAAAATTAGTGCCAATTCGATAGATCGGGTAGAAAAACAACTTCCTATGATACTATCTGCCAATCAAGCATCTCTGGTTGCCTTTGAGCCTGTTGACAATCTGGAGCAAGCTTTTTTTGATCTGATATCAGGGGCAAGCCAATGA
- a CDS encoding dioxygenase: MNKLKSLESTLKPSPKMPVLFVGHGNPMNAILDNDITHQWSRVGKNLPEAQAFVVISAHWYTKGTHITDAPKQPIIYDFYGFPDELYKVQYDANGDPDIANQLRNAFLHYEAQLDSSWGLDHGTWSVMKHLAPKPTVPILQISLDINQTREQVVESFEDLRHLRERGVIFIGSGNIIHNLRLLNWGGEAFDWAEEFDQKITNRISGHDLKGLINPYKITPTANQAVESDDHYRPMLAVMSLLDQHEELSYFNQVIDMGSVGMRSFITI, from the coding sequence ATGAATAAGCTCAAATCACTAGAATCAACACTCAAACCTAGCCCCAAAATGCCTGTTTTATTTGTCGGTCATGGCAACCCAATGAATGCAATACTTGATAATGATATCACCCATCAATGGTCAAGGGTCGGCAAAAACTTACCAGAAGCCCAAGCTTTTGTCGTGATTAGTGCTCACTGGTATACCAAAGGTACCCATATAACTGATGCTCCCAAGCAACCAATCATCTACGATTTCTATGGTTTCCCAGATGAATTGTATAAGGTTCAATATGATGCCAATGGCGACCCTGATATTGCTAATCAACTGAGAAATGCTTTTTTACACTATGAGGCCCAACTTGACAGTTCCTGGGGGCTAGATCATGGTACATGGTCGGTGATGAAACATCTTGCTCCTAAGCCTACAGTCCCTATTCTCCAGATTAGCCTAGATATCAATCAGACTAGAGAGCAAGTAGTAGAATCATTTGAGGACTTACGCCACCTGCGTGAAAGAGGAGTGATCTTTATCGGTAGTGGTAATATCATTCACAATTTGCGACTACTCAATTGGGGAGGCGAGGCCTTTGATTGGGCAGAGGAATTTGACCAAAAAATAACCAATCGTATTAGTGGGCATGACCTCAAGGGCTTAATCAATCCCTACAAAATTACTCCGACAGCCAATCAGGCAGTGGAGTCGGATGATCATTATCGTCCAATGTTGGCTGTGATGTCCTTACTAGATCAGCACGAGGAACTAAGCTATTTCAATCAAGTGATAGATATGGGCAGTGTTGGTATGCGCTCATTTATCACTATTTGA